The following coding sequences are from one Collimonas arenae window:
- a CDS encoding LysE family translocator has translation MNPHTWFTFFAACWLIAISPGSGAVLSMSHGLSYGVKKTSATIAGLQIGLLLILFVAGAGVGSILLASETMFTVVKTVGALYLIYLGLSQWRAKVDTCALQRPEPTVRATPPSVRKRMLLGFMTNATNPKGIIFMVAVLPQFISADGPLLPQLMILAMTMCTVDLMVMHGYAFAASTMQGYFRDARAVKKQNRFFGGVLMAVGTALFFVKRGA, from the coding sequence ATGAATCCTCATACCTGGTTTACCTTTTTTGCCGCCTGCTGGCTGATTGCCATTTCTCCAGGGTCCGGCGCAGTGTTGTCCATGTCGCATGGTCTGTCATATGGCGTAAAGAAAACGTCGGCTACCATCGCTGGCCTGCAAATAGGATTGTTGCTGATCTTGTTTGTTGCCGGTGCCGGAGTCGGCTCCATTTTGTTGGCGTCGGAAACCATGTTCACCGTGGTCAAGACGGTTGGTGCCCTGTACCTGATCTATCTGGGATTGAGCCAGTGGCGTGCAAAGGTTGACACGTGTGCTTTGCAGCGTCCGGAGCCAACGGTGCGCGCAACGCCGCCCAGCGTGCGCAAGCGCATGCTGTTGGGATTCATGACCAATGCAACCAACCCGAAAGGGATCATCTTCATGGTGGCGGTGCTGCCGCAGTTCATCAGCGCCGATGGCCCCTTGCTGCCGCAGTTAATGATACTGGCGATGACCATGTGCACGGTGGATCTGATGGTGATGCACGGCTACGCCTTTGCCGCGTCGACGATGCAAGGCTATTTTCGCGATGCGCGCGCAGTGAAGAAGCAGAATCGGTTTTTCGGCGGCGTATTGATGGCGGTCGGCACTGCATTGTTTTTTGTTAAGCGTGGCGCGTAG